A stretch of [Clostridium] innocuum DNA encodes these proteins:
- a CDS encoding GNAT family N-acetyltransferase gives MVTIDTVEEADIAGLAQLEACCFPKEEAADEAALRRRAKAFPESFLVMKKDGVIIGMINGCVSNQQVICDAMYEDESLHDPYGAYQTVFGLDVHPAHQHQGYAGELMQALIETAKKERRTGMVLTCKKHLIGFYEQFGYRNMGVSASVHGGAEWYDMLLCFA, from the coding sequence ATGGTAACCATTGATACAGTAGAGGAAGCGGATATTGCAGGACTGGCACAGCTGGAGGCGTGCTGCTTTCCAAAGGAGGAGGCGGCGGATGAAGCGGCGCTGCGCAGACGTGCCAAGGCTTTTCCGGAAAGCTTTCTGGTCATGAAAAAGGACGGCGTCATCATCGGCATGATCAATGGCTGTGTAAGCAATCAGCAGGTGATCTGTGATGCGATGTATGAGGATGAAAGCCTGCATGATCCCTATGGCGCCTATCAAACGGTCTTCGGTCTGGATGTGCACCCCGCTCATCAGCATCAGGGGTATGCAGGGGAGCTGATGCAAGCTTTGATTGAGACAGCGAAGAAGGAGCGAAGAACGGGTATGGTTTTGACCTGCAAAAAGCATTTGATAGGCTTTTACGAGCAGTTCGGCTATCGTAATATGGGAGTGAGTGCTTCTGTTCACGGCGGTGCAGAATGGTATGATATGCTGCTGTGCTTTGCGTGA
- the dnaE gene encoding DNA polymerase III subunit alpha, producing MSVHLHVRSCYTLLQSTLTISKIVAAAKRCGYTAVALTDKHVMHGAMAFYHACKKEDIKPIFGMEVDVLEQEELYGFVVLAKNDAGYQNLLKLSTWLNTGEERRVPDLDTLAYYAKDCIVLTNGDQNQMETLIVKEELDLLRHWLKLCRKQFADFYVSIARNDSGLMEKKNPVLKQLCEELDIPCTALSRVYFEREEDEESYKTLCAINQGVSLHDKMLNYSPRRYFRSPQEMQELYEETELQMSDRIAAQCQVEMQLPKAVLPKFQNKYGVSSEEFLRSLCQKGLQKRMQYQPISSVYQQRLDYELDVIIRMQYADYFLIVWDFIRFAKTQHIYIGPGRGSAAGSLVAYCLGITHVDPIRYHLLFERFLNPERISMPDIDTDFPDNRRDEVIHYVEQLYGKHRVSHIITFNTLAAKQVLRDVGKAMEINPRQIDRLCKLVPNVIKVTLDYAYQNDARFKELINSGETMRRLYATARKLEGLPRHASLHAAGIVFSDEAIEQVCPLIDVDEGVCATQFTMEYLEELGLIKMDFLGLRNLTIIDEIVQHINATAEKKLDIMRIPLDDAKTYALIRAVDTVGVFQLESEGMKNLIRKMQPDCFEDIVATIALFRPGPMENIPEYLDRREHPEKVDYIHPSLQPILQNTYGIMIYQEQIMQVAQTMAGFTLGKADNLRKAISKKKGKELRRMQEEFIQGALHKGYDEALAQKVYALIMKFANYGFNRSHSVAYGMIAYQLAYLKANAPLYFFNSLLNSVIGSETKTSEYVFEARKRHIKILLPDVNRSYNQYGIEDNALRFPFVGIKGIGSAVSSLIVEERNKKGEFRDFFDFTARMNGNKIGRKTIEILINAGALDCFKVGRASLMASLEDALRYADLVKIEDVDQVLFDFDLVSKPAMTMMRDNAAIRAEKEKEAIGFYLSRHPIADVRSRMGKELPILISLPKYKGRYVKFVCLVDRCRQYRTKNGDMMMFVIGSDETGKFDLVCMPNIYRQHADDLVKGNYLYVEGIVDKETSCLVKKLTRIEKE from the coding sequence ATGAGTGTCCACTTACATGTGCGAAGCTGCTATACCCTGCTGCAGAGTACCCTGACGATTTCCAAAATCGTTGCGGCAGCCAAACGCTGCGGTTATACAGCGGTCGCATTGACTGACAAGCATGTCATGCATGGTGCCATGGCGTTTTACCATGCATGTAAAAAAGAAGATATCAAGCCGATTTTCGGAATGGAAGTGGACGTGCTGGAGCAGGAGGAGCTGTATGGCTTTGTCGTTCTTGCGAAAAATGATGCCGGCTATCAGAATCTGCTGAAGCTGTCCACCTGGCTGAATACCGGAGAGGAAAGACGCGTACCGGATTTGGATACGCTCGCCTATTATGCAAAGGACTGCATTGTTTTGACAAACGGCGATCAGAATCAGATGGAAACTCTTATCGTAAAGGAGGAGCTGGATCTTCTGCGCCACTGGCTGAAGCTGTGCAGGAAGCAGTTTGCCGATTTTTATGTATCCATAGCACGCAATGATTCCGGCCTGATGGAAAAGAAAAATCCGGTCTTAAAGCAGCTGTGCGAGGAGCTGGATATTCCCTGTACGGCATTGTCCCGCGTTTATTTCGAACGGGAAGAGGATGAGGAGAGCTATAAGACGCTGTGTGCCATCAATCAGGGCGTATCGCTCCATGATAAAATGCTGAATTACAGTCCGCGCCGTTATTTCCGCAGCCCGCAGGAAATGCAGGAGTTGTATGAGGAGACGGAGCTGCAGATGAGTGATCGTATTGCAGCACAGTGTCAGGTGGAGATGCAGCTGCCAAAGGCTGTGCTTCCGAAATTTCAAAACAAGTACGGCGTAAGCAGTGAGGAATTCTTACGCAGTCTTTGTCAGAAGGGACTGCAGAAGCGTATGCAATACCAGCCGATTTCATCCGTATACCAGCAGCGTCTGGACTATGAGCTGGATGTTATTATCCGCATGCAGTATGCCGATTATTTTTTGATTGTCTGGGACTTCATCCGGTTTGCGAAAACACAGCATATTTATATCGGTCCCGGACGAGGAAGTGCTGCCGGCTCCCTTGTTGCATACTGCCTTGGCATCACCCATGTGGATCCGATCCGCTACCATCTGCTGTTTGAACGTTTTCTAAACCCGGAGCGTATTTCCATGCCGGATATCGATACGGATTTTCCGGATAACCGCCGGGATGAGGTGATTCATTATGTGGAGCAGCTGTATGGTAAGCACAGGGTATCCCATATCATCACCTTTAATACACTGGCTGCGAAGCAGGTGCTGCGGGATGTGGGAAAGGCGATGGAAATCAATCCCCGTCAGATTGACCGCCTGTGCAAGCTGGTTCCTAATGTAATCAAGGTGACACTGGACTATGCATATCAAAATGATGCGCGCTTCAAGGAGCTGATCAACAGTGGAGAAACGATGCGCCGCCTGTATGCGACTGCCCGAAAGCTGGAGGGACTGCCGCGTCATGCCTCTCTGCATGCGGCAGGTATCGTGTTTTCCGATGAAGCCATTGAGCAGGTGTGTCCGCTGATTGATGTGGATGAGGGTGTTTGCGCCACACAGTTTACGATGGAATATCTGGAGGAGCTCGGCCTGATCAAAATGGATTTTCTGGGATTGAGAAACCTTACCATCATTGATGAAATCGTACAGCATATCAATGCGACAGCTGAAAAAAAACTGGATATCATGCGAATACCACTGGATGATGCCAAGACCTATGCACTGATACGCGCGGTGGATACGGTGGGAGTCTTCCAGCTGGAGAGCGAGGGGATGAAAAATCTGATACGGAAAATGCAGCCGGACTGCTTTGAGGATATTGTCGCAACGATTGCATTGTTTCGTCCCGGTCCGATGGAAAACATTCCGGAATATCTGGATCGCAGAGAGCATCCGGAAAAGGTCGATTATATCCATCCCAGCCTGCAGCCAATCTTACAGAATACCTATGGTATCATGATCTATCAGGAACAGATCATGCAGGTGGCACAGACGATGGCCGGCTTCACCCTTGGCAAGGCGGATAATCTGCGAAAGGCCATCAGCAAGAAAAAGGGAAAGGAGCTGCGCAGAATGCAGGAGGAATTCATACAGGGGGCACTGCATAAGGGCTATGATGAGGCTCTGGCACAGAAGGTGTATGCCCTGATTATGAAATTTGCGAATTACGGCTTCAACCGTTCCCATTCCGTGGCCTATGGCATGATTGCCTATCAGCTGGCGTATCTGAAAGCGAATGCACCGCTGTATTTCTTTAACAGCCTGTTGAACAGTGTGATCGGTTCGGAGACAAAGACAAGTGAATATGTATTTGAGGCACGTAAGCGGCATATCAAGATTCTGCTGCCGGATGTCAATCGTTCGTACAATCAATATGGAATCGAGGACAATGCGCTGCGCTTTCCGTTTGTCGGCATTAAGGGGATCGGCAGTGCGGTGTCATCACTGATTGTCGAGGAACGAAATAAAAAGGGCGAATTCCGTGATTTCTTCGACTTCACCGCACGTATGAATGGGAATAAAATCGGTAGAAAAACCATTGAAATCCTGATTAATGCAGGGGCGCTGGACTGCTTTAAGGTCGGGCGTGCGAGTCTGATGGCATCACTGGAGGATGCACTTCGCTATGCGGATCTTGTGAAAATCGAGGATGTGGATCAGGTGCTGTTTGACTTTGATCTGGTATCCAAGCCTGCTATGACGATGATGAGGGATAATGCAGCGATTCGCGCGGAAAAGGAAAAGGAGGCCATCGGCTTCTATCTGTCGCGGCATCCGATTGCAGATGTACGCAGCCGCATGGGAAAGGAGCTTCCGATTTTGATTTCACTGCCCAAGTACAAGGGACGCTATGTGAAATTTGTTTGTCTGGTGGATCGCTGCCGTCAGTACCGTACAAAAAACGGCGATATGATGATGTTCGTCATCGGCAGTGATGAAACAGGGAAATTTGATCTTGTATGTATGCCGAATATATACCGCCAGCATGCGGATGATCTGGTCAAGGGGAATTATCTGTATGTGGAGGGAATCGTGGACAAGGAAACCAGCTGTCTGGTCAAGAAGCTGACAAGGATAGAAAAGGAATGA
- a CDS encoding Hsp70 family protein, translating into MSILGIDLGTTNSLACVWKGKEAILIPNAFGSYLTPSVVSFLENGEVLVGEGAKQRLHTHPSLTFAEFKRCMGTDTVYTVHGKTYYPQDLSAMVIRKLVEDASVFLNERIEEAIISVPAYFNDDQRWATKIAGQLAGIRVERIINEPSAAALSQHIQQTEEDMLALVVDFGGGTLDISIVEAFDNVVEIRAISGDNHLGGSDFDEAIMDCFLEENGLQRKELLPQELALLKTGVERAKMLLSVRKEYSLQLFLHQKNCCMELNRGKMTAICMPLLQRMQKPLERVLKDSEISLQELQKVILVGGSCRMPVVIQYLEFLLKRDVELVHEPDQAIAIGCGTAGGIKERCSDIRDVFLSDICPFTLGLAVYDDGARDYVMEPIIERNTALPCSVNRMFSYRSTSGELQTSILQGEHRKAAANLVVRTVRIKVPKTSEEYQPISVRFTYDINGLLEVETNTFHEESASRVVIQNRMNRMSEEEVHQRLRELQAYKLPSQEKEVYRHLLERGERMYSESIGEKRMRIAALLEEFEAALQQEQPQHIREVFRRVKSALDEWEVDAVSFFS; encoded by the coding sequence ATGTCCATACTTGGGATTGATCTGGGCACAACCAATTCACTGGCCTGTGTATGGAAAGGGAAGGAAGCGATATTGATACCGAATGCATTTGGAAGCTATCTGACACCCTCTGTTGTCAGCTTTCTGGAAAACGGAGAGGTGCTGGTTGGGGAGGGGGCTAAGCAGCGGCTGCATACGCATCCTTCACTGACCTTTGCGGAGTTCAAACGCTGCATGGGAACGGATACGGTGTATACGGTCCATGGAAAAACGTATTATCCGCAGGATTTAAGCGCCATGGTGATTCGCAAGCTGGTGGAGGATGCCAGTGTATTCTTGAATGAGAGGATTGAGGAGGCAATCATCAGTGTTCCGGCCTATTTCAATGATGATCAGCGCTGGGCAACCAAAATTGCCGGACAGCTTGCCGGTATCCGCGTGGAGCGTATCATCAATGAACCCAGTGCGGCAGCCTTATCCCAGCACATCCAGCAAACGGAAGAGGATATGCTTGCGCTCGTTGTGGATTTCGGTGGAGGAACACTGGACATTTCCATTGTCGAGGCTTTTGATAATGTCGTGGAAATACGGGCCATCAGCGGGGATAACCATCTGGGCGGCAGTGATTTTGATGAAGCAATCATGGATTGCTTTCTTGAAGAAAACGGGTTGCAGAGAAAGGAGCTGCTCCCGCAGGAGCTGGCACTTTTGAAAACCGGGGTGGAAAGGGCCAAGATGCTGCTGAGTGTCCGTAAGGAATACAGCCTGCAGCTTTTCCTGCATCAGAAAAACTGCTGTATGGAATTAAACCGCGGGAAAATGACAGCTATCTGTATGCCTCTTTTACAGCGCATGCAAAAACCGCTGGAGCGGGTGCTGAAGGATTCTGAGATATCCCTGCAGGAGCTGCAGAAGGTCATTCTGGTTGGCGGCAGCTGTCGTATGCCGGTTGTTATACAGTATCTGGAGTTTTTGCTGAAGCGGGATGTAGAACTGGTGCATGAGCCGGATCAGGCTATTGCAATCGGCTGTGGGACAGCGGGAGGCATCAAGGAGCGCTGCTCGGATATACGGGATGTATTCTTGAGTGATATCTGTCCATTCACACTCGGTTTGGCTGTTTACGATGATGGAGCGAGGGATTATGTGATGGAACCGATCATTGAACGCAACACGGCCTTACCCTGCAGTGTAAACCGCATGTTTTCCTATCGCAGCACAAGCGGAGAGCTGCAAACATCGATCCTGCAGGGGGAGCACCGCAAAGCGGCAGCCAATCTGGTCGTGCGGACAGTGCGTATAAAAGTACCTAAGACAAGCGAAGAATATCAGCCGATTTCCGTCCGGTTTACCTATGATATCAACGGACTTCTGGAGGTGGAAACAAATACCTTCCATGAAGAGAGCGCAAGTCGTGTCGTGATACAGAACCGCATGAACCGGATGAGCGAGGAGGAGGTTCATCAGCGCCTGCGGGAGCTGCAGGCATATAAGCTGCCATCACAGGAAAAAGAGGTATACCGGCACTTGCTGGAACGCGGAGAGCGCATGTATTCTGAAAGCATCGGAGAGAAACGTATGCGGATTGCCGCCCTGCTGGAGGAATTCGAAGCAGCGCTGCAGCAGGAACAGCCACAGCATATTCGTGAGGTCTTTCGAAGGGTGAAGTCTGCCCTTGATGAGTGGGAAGTGGATGCTGTGAGCTTCTTCAGTTAG